The genome window CCGAATTTATCGATTTGCTTTTTGCAGATGGAAGTCCGGGTGGAATTAAAGAAGCATTGGTAAGATTAGGAATTGGCAAAAATTATTTGCGTTTACCTTTACAAAGTCCCAATAATGCTGTAATAGCCAAGATTGATAAATTTGTAAAAAACTACAAGTAGCTTTTATTTTTTGCCAATTACGGTAAAAAATCCTTGCAATTGTTGACCGTTAGACACATTTAAAATGTAATAGTATGTTCCATCGGGAACTTCATTCAAATTCCAATCGTTTTTATAATTGCTGTTTTCAAAAACCTTGTTTCCCCAACGGTTATAAACCTCTATCGAGCTATTTGCATAGTTCAATAGATTAGGAAATTTAAGCAAGTCATTCAGCTTATCTCCATTCGGAGTAACAACATTTATAGGTGTTACAGGGCATTCGTCTATTGTTATTTGTACGGTATTTGTAACAGAATCGCATACGCCAGTGCCTGATTGTACACTTACGCTTATATTTTTCAATCCCGGTTCAGACCAATTAAGTGTGTATGGCCCTAATCCCGAACCGGTAATACTAGCAGCACCATTAAAATCCCAAATTATTGTGGCGGTAGAAGGTATAGAGCCAGTAGCGCTTATTTGTACATCGTTATTTGGGCAAATGGTATCCGCTAAATTTGCGTCTGTGGCTAATGTTAAACCACCTGCAGAAGAGAAACTTCCTGCACGCAAAAACACGCCTGAGTCGTAACTGTCATCACCAGCATCGGCAATTGCAAGTTTTATGTGGTATGTTTGTCCACATTCTACACCTACAATGGCAGAAAGAGGAACGGTAAAGCCATCATACTGAACTGTTTGTCCATCCGGAGCTGTGCCAAAGCCTTGGCCATCACCATTGTCAAAATAGTATTGAGAATTGGAAAGTAGGTTTAAATCATTGATCGTAATCTCGGTGGTGGTATTAGGTACCAACGCAATATTTTTCGAGTTATTTGAATAGTTTCCTGTAATTCCTGGCCCACTAATAAAAAAGCCAAAACCATCGTTAACACTGCCAAAAGCAAACTCCATGTATTCCTCAGAGCCAAATACGTATTCAAAGCGCAATGTATCGGCATTGGGAATAAAGTCGAACTCTAGTATTGCTGCATCATAGGTTGTATTTCCGCTTACAGAATCTAAATCACTATCTCCATTTGGTGGAGAGAAAAAATTCCAGTAGGAAGAGGTTTCTGAGCTAGTATTATTAGGGCCAATTGCATTTAATACATCTCCACTTGCCATTACCAATCCACTATCAAGTCCAATGTTAGAGTTTTTTTGTAAAAAATAGCCAATTTGAGCACTATCTCCACTAAAGGTTAAATTACTAACTGTTACTCCCGGTCCCAATAAATATTTCTGAACCAAATTTGTAAGTTGAGTTTGAACTGTTGGTTTGTAAGTGGTATTATTTACATATAGCTGAGAAAAGCTAATAGAGCATATTAATGATAAAGCACTATGCAGAATTAATACTCTCTTTTTTAAGGTTAATGTTTTATTCATTGCTAATTAGTTATTTTTTGCCAATTACTGTAAAGAATCCTTGCAATTGTTGACCGTTAGATACATTTAAAATATAGAAGTAAGTTCCATCCGAAATTTCATTTAAATTCCAATCGTTTTTATAATCATTATTTGCGTAAACCATTTTTCCCCAACGACTGTAAACTTCTAATGAGCTATTAGAATGGCTTAACAAATTAGGAAATTTAAGTAAGTCATTTTTGTTGTCTCCATTGGGAGTTACAACATTTATAGGTGTTACAGGGCATTCGTCAATAATTACAATTGTTTTAGATGTTGCTGTGTCGCAAGGGTTTGTGGCAGATTGTACAAATAGTGAAACTGTTTTTTCTCCAGCAGTTGTCCAACTTATTAAATAAGGCCCGGCTCCCTGTCCGTCCAAAATAGTGCCTCCATCAAATGACCAATTTAGGATAGCATTACTTGAGAAATTACCACTTGAGTAAAATAGAATGGGTGTATTCGGGCAAATTGTATCTGCTGATGTGGCGGATGTAGAAACGACAGCAACAATTGTATTAAGTGTATTTGTTATAACAGTTGATGTAGATTTTTTACAGCCATTAGCATCAGTAACAGTAATCGTGTAAACCCCTTGCGATACGGGAGATATTGATGTGTTTGTACCTCCATTGCTCCAAAGGTATTGATAACCGGGAGTTCCGCCAGAAGTAGAAGCTGTAATTTGCCAATTTGCACCACTACAATCATTAGAAATAGAACTTAGTAATGTTGAAACAGCAGTTGGTTGTGTTATTGTTGTTGTTGCAGTGGAAATACAATTATTAGCGTCTTTCAATGTTACTGTGTATGTACCTGATATTAGATTGTTGATATTGGTGGTGGTAGAGCCATTACTCCAAGTATAATTATGTGGTAAGTTATTACCGGTTACGGTTGTTGTGATAGAACCATTATTGCCATTATTACATAAAACATGAGTTGTAGTTGCTATATTCACTGTATCCGGTATGATTGGAGTAGGGGCAAAAGTAGTAGTTAAAGAACTAGTACAGTTGTTTGCGTCATTTACAGTAAGCGAATAAACACCAGGCGTAGCTCCGGAAATAGTTGAGGTTGTTTGCCCTCCGGGAGCCCAGTTGTAACTGTACGCTCCTGTTCCACCTGCAACAGAAGGTATTATTAACCAATTATTTATATTACAATTAGGTGATATTGATGAAAAGGAATTTATTGTTAATGCTGAAGGCTCAATAATATTGACAGAAAGTGTAGTAACACAATTATTGCCACTAACAGTTACAGTATAGAGTCCTCCGTTCAAGTTGGTAATTGAATTGGAAGTTGAACCTGTACTCCAATTATATGAAAAAGATCCTGAACCCAACACGGTAAACGTTGCAGACCCATCTCCATCACCATTACACGTAACATTGGTTGTATTTAAACTAACTCCCGAAGAAATTCCAAAACTTCCTGCTTTAAGAAATACTCCTGAATCGTATGAGTCATCTCCAACATCTGCTAAAGCTAATTTTATATGATAAGTTTGTCCGCACTGCACTACTGCAATTGCTGTAAGTGGTATTGTAAATCCATCGTATTGAACTGTTTGTCCGTCAGGTGCAGTTCCGGTGCCACCTCCATCGCCATTATCAAAATAGTAAGTTGGATTATTGATCAAATTAACATTGTTTATGGTTACTGGAGTGTTTGTGTTAGGTAATAACGCAATATTTACTGCGCTG of Bacteroidota bacterium contains these proteins:
- a CDS encoding gliding motility-associated C-terminal domain-containing protein translates to MNKTLTLKKRVLILHSALSLICSISFSQLYVNNTTYKPTVQTQLTNLVQKYLLGPGVTVSNLTFSGDSAQIGYFLQKNSNIGLDSGLVMASGDVLNAIGPNNTSSETSSYWNFFSPPNGDSDLDSVSGNTTYDAAILEFDFIPNADTLRFEYVFGSEEYMEFAFGSVNDGFGFFISGPGITGNYSNNSKNIALVPNTTTEITINDLNLLSNSQYYFDNGDGQGFGTAPDGQTVQYDGFTVPLSAIVGVECGQTYHIKLAIADAGDDSYDSGVFLRAGSFSSAGGLTLATDANLADTICPNNDVQISATGSIPSTATIIWDFNGAASITGSGLGPYTLNWSEPGLKNISVSVQSGTGVCDSVTNTVQITIDECPVTPINVVTPNGDKLNDLLKFPNLLNYANSSIEVYNRWGNKVFENSNYKNDWNLNEVPDGTYYYILNVSNGQQLQGFFTVIGKK
- a CDS encoding choice-of-anchor L domain-containing protein, yielding MKLVRLILFLLFIGNAVNAQLIVDNTTYNPNTQAQLTQLIQKYLLGSGVSISNLTYVGNASQLGYFLQNNSNIGLDSGLIMASGDVLNAVGPNNSSSTSTSYARPGETDLNTIASPNLTEDAVKIEFDFIPNSDTLRFEYVFASEEYMEYANSSYNDAFGFFLSGPGISGPYSNSAVNIALLPNTNTPVTINNVNLINNPTYYFDNGDGGGTGTAPDGQTVQYDGFTIPLTAIAVVQCGQTYHIKLALADVGDDSYDSGVFLKAGSFGISSGVSLNTTNVTCNGDGDGSATFTVLGSGSFSYNWSTGSTSNSITNLNGGLYTVTVSGNNCVTTLSVNIIEPSALTINSFSSISPNCNINNWLIIPSVAGGTGAYSYNWAPGGQTTSTISGATPGVYSLTVNDANNCTSSLTTTFAPTPIIPDTVNIATTTHVLCNNGNNGSITTTVTGNNLPHNYTWSNGSTTTNINNLISGTYTVTLKDANNCISTATTTITQPTAVSTLLSSISNDCSGANWQITASTSGGTPGYQYLWSNGGTNTSISPVSQGVYTITVTDANGCKKSTSTVITNTLNTIVAVVSTSATSADTICPNTPILFYSSGNFSSNAILNWSFDGGTILDGQGAGPYLISWTTAGEKTVSLFVQSATNPCDTATSKTIVIIDECPVTPINVVTPNGDNKNDLLKFPNLLSHSNSSLEVYSRWGKMVYANNDYKNDWNLNEISDGTYFYILNVSNGQQLQGFFTVIGKK